The Pedosphaera parvula Ellin514 region GGTGACAACGCCTTTCGCATTGAAGCATCGCTATAGTTTCAGCGATGCAACCAACAGCACCACGGTGGCTGATAGTATCGGTGGTGCAGATGGCACTTTGAATGGCGGGGCAGCGCTTAGTGGCACCGGCTCACTTACTCTTGATGGCGCAAATGGCTATGTGCAATTGCCTGCAGGAATTATTTCGAGCTTGACCAATGCCACGATCGAATTCTGGGTGACGCACAGTACGGCGGCAAATTGGCAGCGTGTTTTCGATTTTGGTGAAGACAACGGAGCCGGCAGTGGTCTGGACTACCTGTTCTTTGCAGCGCAAGGCGCGCCTGGATTCCGGTTCACGGTGAAATCACCAACGGGTGGAGAAAGTCCCATTCTGGACGGTCCCAGTGGCCTTCTGGTGGGAGTGGAAACACACATCACCATCAACTACAACGTGAGTGCCGGGGTTGCCTCAGTTTACCAGAACGGTCAATTCGTGCTCTCGGGCGCCATTACCACTCCGCTGAACTTGATTAACGACGTGAATAACTGGCTGGGACGTTCCCAGTTCGCAGGGGATTCGTACTTCGGTGGTGTTTACGATGAATTCCGCATCTATGAAGGCACACTGACGCCCGCCGAAGCGGCAGCGAGTGAAGCACTGGGCGCGAATATTCTTCCGTTCCCCAGCATGCAGGTCGTCGCTACCGGTGGAAGCATTCAGCTCTCGTGGCCAAGTTGGGCAGCCCGGTACACAACCGTGCAATCCAGCCCGACCGTGGGATCCGGGGCGGTATGGACGAACGAAAGCCTGACACCAGTTCGCAATGGCGATGTCATTACCGTGACGTTGCCGAAGGCCGGGCAGATGAAATACTACCGGCTTAAGAATTAGTTTCCGCAGAGAAGGATATTTTGGCGGAAAATCGATGGTTTGCAGGGGAGCGCGGACTGAGTCCGCGCTCCCGAATTTCAAGAGCTCGTGCTAAATGTAATTTTAAATCTATTTTCGCGTAGCTGCAGCAAATGTAACAACTTGTTTTAAGCCACAAACGGCGGAGTTTTCGCCATTCTTACTTATTTATGTCTGTTTTGGGAAAAGAAATGCCGGGTCGTAATTCGTTGTCTTCCGCCAATTCTCAAGACCAACAAAGTGCACCTATTCAAGTGGTTTTTGCGGGTTTGCTTTTGATTTTGCTGTGCCTGCTGGTTCGAACTCCGCTGCACGCACAGTCCTATGGTTTGGATATTGCGACTGCGGTGGGGCCGTACCTCAACAACATTTTTCCGCATTCCGCACCCAACACAACCGCGAAGTGGGATGTTGAGGTGGCGTATACCAACATGGTCTTCGATCAACCCATGTATATGACCCCATATCCCAGGACAAATTGGCAGGTGCTGGTGGAAAAGCCCGGAATTATTTACATCTTTCCCAACCGGCGGGACGTGGTGACAAATGATCTCAGGCTTTTTTTGGATATCCGTTCGCGGCTCTACACTGTGTCAGATTCCGGCATGACTGGAATTGCCTTCCATCCGGAATTTGGACAATCGGGGTCAACGAATCGCGGCTTTGTTTATGTGACCTACAAATGGCGACCAAATCCGGATCTGGGTGCCAATAGTGATTATGCTTATATGCGGCTTTCCCGCTTTACGGTTCCTGATGGTCAAATGGCGGCGGACCCGAATTCTGAAATGATACTCCTGCAGCAGCTGGACCTGCAGATGTGGCATGATGCCGGGTGCTTGATGTTTGGCCAGGATGGCTTTCTCTATTTCTCAATTGGCGATGAAGGTGGCGCTAATGATCAATACAATGTAACGCAAATTATTAACCAACGCCTGATGTCCGGGATTTTTCGCATTGACGTAAATAAGAATTCCTCCTTGAGCCATGCGATTCGACGCCAGCCATTTCATCATCCCAGTACACCGTCAGGCTGGCCGGAAAGTTATTCTACAAACTATTTTGTCCCGAACAATAATCCTTTCGTAAATTCGGATGGCAGCGTGCTTGAGGAATACTATGCCTTGGGACTGAGGAACCCGTATCGCTTTTCGCAAGATCCGGCCACTGGACTTATTTGGATTGGTGAAACCGGACAGGACACTCGTGAGGAATTGGATTTCTTGACTCCGGGCGCCAATTACCAATGGCCTTATCTGGAAGGTATTTTTCCCGGTCCCAAGACTAAGCCTGCCACCATTATCGGGACGGAGAAGCTTCCAGTTTGGGATTATGGTCATACGAATGGCAACGGGTGTTTGATAGGTGGTTACGTCTATCATGGCACAGAGCATGCGCCGGGGCTGACCGGAAGGTATATTTGCGTGGATAATGTTTCAGGCCGCATCTGGGCTATAAGTTCCGATGGCAACACGCTGGGTTCTGTAGAGCAGATTGCAACCATGCCTTCGGGATCGGTATATGGGGGAACTTCCTCCTGTGGATTTGATGCGAATGGAGAAATTTATTTTCTTAAATTTGGCGGCGTGGGGGCTGGACGCATTTTCCAACTGAAAACTGTTACTTCGTTCACTCCCGAGCCCCCCGCACTGCTTTCACAGATCGGCGCATTTACAGATCTATCCAGCCTCAATCCAGCGCCGGGTCTTCATCCTTATACGGTGAACACACCACTCTGGTCCGATGGGGCAGTCAAGAAGCGTTGGATGGCCGTGCCCAACGATGGCACGCATGATACTGCGCAAGAAAAAATTGTATTCTCGTCAACAAACGAGTGGCAATTCCCGAAGGGAACTGTATTCGTCAAGCACTTCGAACTTCCGGTAGATGATTTAAATCCAGGCAATACGAGGCGCGTGGAAACCCGTTTTGTTGTGATGGACGATTCGGGAGGAGTCTATGGCGTCACTTACAAATGGCGCGCAGATGGATCAGATGCCGATCTCTTGCTCACCGGAACGAATACTGACTACCAGATCAGCGGTTTAGGAGGCACGACACGGACGCAAACCTGGCAATTCCCCAGTCGACAGGATTGTCTGACCTGCCATAACGCCAATGCCGGGTATGTGTTAGGAGTAAAAACCCACCAACTCAATTGCAGCCTTTTTTATCCGGAGACCGGCCGCACGGATAATCAGCTCAGAGCGTTGGGGCACATCGGGATGTTTGGCTCGAATTATAGTGAGGTCCAAATTACGAACTATCTCCAGTCCTTTTCCATTTCGAATACGACGGCCTCGTTGGAATCGCGCGTGCGTTCCTATATTGATGCCAATTGTTCGCAATGCCACAGGCCCGGTGGTGTGCAGGCTTATTTTGATGCACGGTATGCGACGCCTTTGGCGCAGCAGGGGTTGATCTATGGCCCGACCTACACGTTCATCAATGATCCGTCTGACCAGGTTCTGGTTCCTGGAGACATTGCGCACTCCATGATGCACAACCGGGCCAGTCGGGTGGGGCAATTTCAAATGCCGCCGCTGGCCAAGAACGTCGTGGATACCAACGCAATTCAAGTTCTGGCCGATTGGATCAACAGCCTGCCTCCCGGTCCAGGTGTTGCTTTGGTCCTTGGAGAAGAACCAGGAGATTCGGTGGTCACCGGTCCGTTTAATGTGGATGTGGAATTTACAAGGTCGATCAGTGGTCTTACCTCAAATATGTTCCAAGTTGTCAATGGACAGATCATCTCGTTTTCTGGTAGCGGCACCAATTATACCTTGAGGATTAATCCCCAAAATGAAGGGAGCATCACGCTGCAATTGCCGGGAGGTCAGGTCCTGGATGGAACCGGACACACCAACTATCCCTCCAATTTGCTGGTGGTGGATTATCACAACCTGGATTCGTTTCTGCTGACGTGGCT contains the following coding sequences:
- a CDS encoding LamG-like jellyroll fold domain-containing protein, with translation MSVLGKEMPGRNSLSSANSQDQQSAPIQVVFAGLLLILLCLLVRTPLHAQSYGLDIATAVGPYLNNIFPHSAPNTTAKWDVEVAYTNMVFDQPMYMTPYPRTNWQVLVEKPGIIYIFPNRRDVVTNDLRLFLDIRSRLYTVSDSGMTGIAFHPEFGQSGSTNRGFVYVTYKWRPNPDLGANSDYAYMRLSRFTVPDGQMAADPNSEMILLQQLDLQMWHDAGCLMFGQDGFLYFSIGDEGGANDQYNVTQIINQRLMSGIFRIDVNKNSSLSHAIRRQPFHHPSTPSGWPESYSTNYFVPNNNPFVNSDGSVLEEYYALGLRNPYRFSQDPATGLIWIGETGQDTREELDFLTPGANYQWPYLEGIFPGPKTKPATIIGTEKLPVWDYGHTNGNGCLIGGYVYHGTEHAPGLTGRYICVDNVSGRIWAISSDGNTLGSVEQIATMPSGSVYGGTSSCGFDANGEIYFLKFGGVGAGRIFQLKTVTSFTPEPPALLSQIGAFTDLSSLNPAPGLHPYTVNTPLWSDGAVKKRWMAVPNDGTHDTAQEKIVFSSTNEWQFPKGTVFVKHFELPVDDLNPGNTRRVETRFVVMDDSGGVYGVTYKWRADGSDADLLLTGTNTDYQISGLGGTTRTQTWQFPSRQDCLTCHNANAGYVLGVKTHQLNCSLFYPETGRTDNQLRALGHIGMFGSNYSEVQITNYLQSFSISNTTASLESRVRSYIDANCSQCHRPGGVQAYFDARYATPLAQQGLIYGPTYTFINDPSDQVLVPGDIAHSMMHNRASRVGQFQMPPLAKNVVDTNAIQVLADWINSLPPGPGVALVLGEEPGDSVVTGPFNVDVEFTRSISGLTSNMFQVVNGQIISFSGSGTNYTLRINPQNEGSITLQLPGGQVLDGTGHTNYPSNLLVVDYHNLDSFLLTWLRFDESSGTVASDASGNANNGVLFNMNSGAWGPGLYNGALTFNGVNNYVEISNALRQDFTIACWIKTAQTFPVAENSYDGTGIIWADVGGPANDFIFGATRSAAGVNRLSFFTGGGVETSISGTTEISSGQWTHIAATRDGTTGEMKIYVDGQLDATGMGSSGSALNANPVIHIGGNTLDGRYFAGVIDDVRLYSRVLSSSEIQGVIAINVPPTMSLIASLAVNRNSTTGPINFIVGDAETPADQLSVSAASSNTVLVPNQNIVLGGSSANRTITVTPVVGQIGMATITVTVSDGLATAQQTFAVTVNGTFAAYYPFDGNAQDISGNGNNGTINGNATFVTGKVGAQALNMDGVSGYVQIPNSIKTNFTIAFWAKTTTTGGTGQWFNGKGFVDGEVAGATNDFGTSLIGSKFGFGVGNPNTTISSISSVNDGVWHHLAATRDESSGQMNLYVDGVLQATTTGPTGPRLASAGLRIGAIQTGGSGSFLAGIVDDVRLYNYVLSSNEIIALINTTPTLAAISNRTILAGNILRITNSATDPDLPPQSLNYSLVAAPVGVSLNATSGVLVWRPAISQGGTSNLLSLRVTDNGTPNLSATQSLWVTVTRPSQPGLNLQTPGPGPFKLFISGDVGPDYTVLGSTNLINWTTVWSTNSPLTPFLFTEPNETNYDQRFYRVILGP